The uncultured Carboxylicivirga sp. genomic interval TGATGATAACCGTAAAACACCGGCTATCGATAAGCCCGATGGTGTTGATTTTTCGCCCATGCCAACTTGGAAAGTGTTTACCATTCAATTTTTGAATATTGCTGGACTGGGGCCAATCTTTGGCGCTATTATGGGAGCGAAGTACGGACCTATGGCCTATGTGTGGATTGTGTTGGGATGTATTTTTATGGGATCGGTTCATGATTATATGTCGGGCATGTTATCCATTAGAAACGGAGGTGCCAGTATCCCCGAAATTGTAGGTAAATACCTGGGAAAAGGCTTTCAAAACTTTTTACGGATATTCACGGTAGTGTTGCTAATTTTTGTGGGAGTAGCCTTTGTTACCGGGCCTGCAGGATTGTTGTCGACCTTTACCAAAGGAGGAAAAGAAATTTGGTTATACATCATTTTTGGATATTATTTAATCGCCACTTTATTACCTATCAATAAAATCATAGGACGAATTTATCCAATCTTTGGAGCTACTTTGTTAATTATGGCTGTTGCTATTGGAGGTGCAATGCTACTGGGTGGTTTTAGCGGATCTCTTCATTTACCCGAATTATCAACACATAGTTTTGCTAATTTTCATTCCAATCCAACAGAGAATATCCTTTTCCCCATGATGTTTATTGTCATTTCATGTGGTGCTATCAGTGGTTTTCATTCTACCCAAGCACCTTTAATGGCCCGAACCATCAAAAAAGAGAGTCATGGTCGGTATGTTTTTTATGGAGCCATGATTGCCGAAGGAATAGTGGCCATGATTTGG includes:
- a CDS encoding carbon starvation CstA family protein — encoded protein: MWTFIGAILALILGFIIYGKFIERFFGADDNRKTPAIDKPDGVDFSPMPTWKVFTIQFLNIAGLGPIFGAIMGAKYGPMAYVWIVLGCIFMGSVHDYMSGMLSIRNGGASIPEIVGKYLGKGFQNFLRIFTVVLLIFVGVAFVTGPAGLLSTFTKGGKEIWLYIIFGYYLIATLLPINKIIGRIYPIFGATLLIMAVAIGGAMLLGGFSGSLHLPELSTHSFANFHSNPTENILFPMMFIVISCGAISGFHSTQAPLMARTIKKESHGRYVFYGAMIAEGIVAMIWATAGMTFFGGPEGLNEAMVPKAHNAAWVVNEISVAWLGAVGAIFAIIGVIACPITTGDTAFRSARLTIADVFNYDQAKISKRLVISIPLFVIGYLLTQFDFDTIWKYVGISNQILAVVILWTGAMYFAKVGKWHWLMSVPAAFMTTICSSYLLVAPFKNGGMAIDTSIGLWIGCFVGLASLGIFLLRANKVNA